One part of the Armatimonadota bacterium genome encodes these proteins:
- a CDS encoding beta-ketoacyl-ACP synthase III, translating into MCNQRNAGIIGTGSAVPDKVLSNADLEKMVDTNDEWIRTMTGISERRISAEGEATSDYATKAAKIALDRAGLTPDDIDLIILATVTGDMQYPATASIVQNALGCKNAAAFDLGAGCSGWVYSLAAANSFITSGMYNHVLVIGADLLTRVTNWTDRTTCILFGDGAGAALVGPVGEGEGMLGFELGSDGASANALCIPGGGSRQPLTHELLDSHADKTHMEGREVFKFAVKIQGEATERVLAKLGMKVEDIDMVIPHQANIRIIDSAVQRLGLAKDKFFVNIQKYGNTSAASIPIALDEALSEGKIKKGDTVVTVGFGAGLTWAAGVMKWAY; encoded by the coding sequence ATGTGTAACCAGAGGAATGCGGGAATTATCGGCACCGGTTCAGCCGTGCCGGATAAGGTGCTCTCAAATGCGGACCTGGAGAAGATGGTCGACACTAACGACGAGTGGATCCGCACGATGACCGGAATCTCCGAACGGCGTATATCTGCCGAAGGCGAAGCGACGAGCGACTATGCGACAAAGGCCGCGAAGATAGCTCTTGACCGCGCAGGTTTGACGCCGGATGATATCGATCTCATAATTCTCGCCACGGTGACGGGAGATATGCAATATCCTGCCACAGCCTCTATCGTGCAAAACGCTTTGGGCTGTAAAAACGCTGCGGCATTCGATCTGGGAGCCGGCTGTTCGGGTTGGGTATATTCACTGGCCGCTGCCAACTCTTTCATCACCAGCGGCATGTACAATCACGTGCTGGTGATTGGCGCTGATCTGCTCACTCGGGTAACCAACTGGACGGACCGCACGACCTGCATTCTCTTCGGAGATGGCGCGGGCGCAGCGTTAGTTGGTCCTGTAGGCGAAGGCGAGGGAATGCTCGGGTTTGAACTGGGCTCGGACGGCGCCAGCGCTAACGCTCTGTGCATCCCCGGCGGTGGAAGCAGACAGCCGTTAACGCATGAACTGCTTGATTCTCATGCAGACAAGACGCACATGGAGGGCCGTGAGGTCTTTAAGTTTGCAGTCAAGATTCAGGGCGAAGCTACCGAGCGCGTGCTTGCAAAGTTGGGCATGAAGGTAGAAGATATCGATATGGTGATCCCTCATCAGGCAAACATCAGGATTATCGACTCCGCCGTCCAAAGGCTCGGGCTTGCCAAAGACAAGTTTTTTGTAAACATCCAAAAATACGGCAACACCTCGGCTGCCTCTATCCCGATTGCGCTGGATGAAGCGCTGAGCGAGGGCAAGATCAAAAAAGGCGACACGGTCGTCACGGTCGGCTTCGGCGCGGGGCTTACCTGGGCCGCGGGAGTGATGAAATGGGCTTACTAG
- the plsX gene encoding phosphate acyltransferase PlsX produces MKIAVDAMGGDFAPAEIVKGAAQGSKLHDVDVVLVGDEKAIRRYLPAEFAASNRVTIRHTSEVITMDDHVDAVRTKRDASVVVAASMVKKGEADAMVSVGNTAAAMAVATLRLGRIKGIDRPAIACVWPGRHGPTIMLDAGAVADCSVENLTQFAVMGSVYAEKVFSIQNPRVALLSIGEEKSKGNEVVRATYEVLAASKLNFIGNVEGRHLLSNEADVIIADGFAGNVALKVAEGLIEHVTGVIKDDLRVHPLAKIPLLLLAPMFRRLQKKLDYAEHGGAPLLGLDGVCIIGHGRSNARAVASAVRAAKEAVNGHVVSTIRDSIIGADKQEPMQVGNNS; encoded by the coding sequence ATGAAAATAGCCGTCGATGCAATGGGTGGCGATTTTGCTCCCGCGGAGATAGTCAAGGGAGCGGCGCAGGGCAGCAAGCTGCATGACGTGGACGTTGTTCTTGTCGGGGATGAAAAGGCCATAAGGCGATATCTGCCGGCTGAGTTTGCCGCGTCCAATAGAGTAACGATCAGACATACCTCGGAAGTGATCACGATGGACGACCACGTGGACGCTGTCCGCACGAAGCGTGACGCGTCCGTGGTTGTTGCCGCGTCTATGGTCAAAAAAGGCGAGGCCGACGCCATGGTCAGTGTCGGCAATACCGCAGCGGCTATGGCGGTCGCAACGCTCAGGCTAGGCAGGATCAAAGGTATTGATCGCCCGGCCATTGCGTGCGTCTGGCCCGGAAGACATGGCCCGACCATTATGCTGGACGCCGGCGCCGTTGCAGACTGCAGCGTTGAAAACCTGACGCAGTTTGCCGTGATGGGCAGCGTCTATGCAGAGAAAGTTTTCTCGATCCAAAATCCGCGTGTAGCTCTGCTTTCGATTGGCGAGGAGAAGAGCAAGGGCAACGAGGTTGTCAGGGCTACGTATGAAGTCTTGGCTGCGAGTAAATTGAACTTTATCGGCAATGTCGAAGGCAGACATCTGCTTTCAAACGAAGCCGATGTGATAATAGCCGATGGGTTCGCCGGAAACGTTGCGCTGAAGGTCGCCGAAGGGCTGATCGAGCATGTGACCGGGGTCATCAAGGATGATCTTCGCGTGCATCCGCTCGCCAAAATCCCCTTATTGCTGCTTGCGCCGATGTTCAGGCGTCTGCAGAAGAAACTGGACTACGCCGAACACGGCGGTGCGCCTCTGCTTGGGCTTGACGGTGTGTGTATCATCGGCCATGGCAGGTCTAATGCGCGCGCGGTCGCAAGCGCAGTCAGGGCCGCAAAGGAAGCGGTAAACGGCCACGTTGTCAGCACGATCAGGGATTCGATTATCGGTGCGGACAAGCAGGAACCCATGCAGGTGGGAAATAACAGTTAA
- the rpmF gene encoding 50S ribosomal protein L32: protein MPLPKRRHSNQRTRLRRTHYKLNVPTVSECPRCHAPAQPHHACPSCGYYNGRLVIEIKEKQKAE from the coding sequence ATGCCTTTACCGAAAAGACGACATTCAAATCAGAGGACGCGTCTGCGCAGAACGCACTACAAGCTCAACGTGCCGACCGTCTCGGAGTGCCCGCGCTGCCATGCGCCGGCTCAACCGCACCATGCCTGCCCGTCGTGCGGCTATTACAACGGCCGGCTGGTTATAGAAATCAAGGAAAAGCAGAAGGCCGAGTAG